One genomic region from Athalia rosae chromosome 3, iyAthRosa1.1, whole genome shotgun sequence encodes:
- the LOC105685923 gene encoding mediator of RNA polymerase II transcription subunit 13 isoform X1 — translation MTHPSHQTNGASLEDCHTNFFALTDLCGIKWRKLVWGEVAGGFGGTPLEDPVLSSFSRCLASDILCVWRRIAAAPPSGTSGAGGGGIFDLGLAPSPAPPPLSLTAAKELWIFWYGEEPDLTGLVSPELIACEGEQGSWESGLSYECRSLLFKALHNLIERCLLSRDFVRLGKWFVQPYDGFEKHRCNSSHLSFSFAFFVHGESTVCASVDVRQHPAVRHLTRACLQRTQTAQSAVKVILAPYGLAGTLTGQVGRVDSQLLEEWKHFYPINGASTDTGLPPLVEVLVGGVRMRYPSCYVLVTDMDDVPADAPLSPPTSPANYEHPLSTQRDLKAASELPERVWAECTLNSPTPTPKTNESSLEPGTWTFADATKKSSCSCSKCATPGGWKSLASAQFHREKVDKGGRRLVPFHRRSTTQWDVSPPVPANAPRSLLNRTEAPSTPPGGPPSYPRGPPTGGDCLPVPSVGSPGSPAPSPLPTPHSEPASVPPADPTMPTLSPQPPPSQPNAAPPMTPPQGPKSASSTCNQVFSPVPGPTLKRPVLASREYEGALLEDEQPLSWLYDYSTQEAWLNHPVKRFKGSPTGPTNLRGTNLYPPSNQQQQLQAPKLEIKQEPNTTPGECTGGRTDPYEFDAAGEENGTGVDGLRRPREDPPKPGSLFTSEGLQASYKDLDQIFDNSDPDTSSDETNLNQLQVQTPPGSNKSGGLHEETRLDSTNKHNNRGVGVLRPEELSKMFPTPPSLEHNPVASPCQLSDPPMDQTELSNNQRSLRHLPDIYPNMGSPAEEPIDDWSYVFKPAPICKLVGSSKYAPLTNLPSQSLPPVSLPSHCVYRPSWQCNPTTNNNPEKVLPPTRPGSVQQPCPPSPAPLGTPYRAATLSGRPPPPPYDQPSPATSTTSSYLNKNLNSIEADTPGPTRAPESNSLVVNILLGDTALNIFRDHNFDSCSLCVCNAGPKVVGNIKGADAGIYVAGSWGPGGALFQDDDQIRCSCGFSAVVNRRLAHRAGLFYEDEMEITGIAEDPSDKKKGSLVGVACGGGKPPPEGLDSVPPNVLELLREQCLIVQSSASSLNRAARIYAGMRSYPSLIPTVNTLEFNDGNEVSLAALDQGKVDGTPNERTNRLNGVHRWVFLRAHGPQCSGDIVRVMRSLQPLLQEAVQRKCTTRMWEAPYTVAGPLTWRQFHRLAGRGTDDRCEPQPIPALVVGYDRDWLSLSPYALSYWEKLLLEPYAGPRDVAYIVVAPDSEPVISKVRSFFRELSTTYEICRLGKHTPISKVLRDGILRVGKAAVQKVSKQPIDEWFKLLGENQIGELLRLYAQVCNHRLAPHLTQVIQDRSLLEPGESPSKQQQAPATPAPEITPATPDSVTPKTEPTEGENVRSETPSSNTPPNPGPGTGNTTPATTNTTTTPTTTVGPDEEEVEPPAVVVYLVEPFSLGGAEDPDRRRLAILALLRAYSTAVNSMPENIRSNINVQLISLESIMELGRARERRRAQDEMRSLALNVFLQGRRLLNHNSMVKSLTGFGTAAAADLFLKSKDERNKAPYRLYAPAYVLAPLRGKSEAPESFGMAGPEECAVLYLSYCLSEDQAWLLAVATDDRGEIFETATINVDVPNRRRRKRASARRVGLQKLMDFILGVMSQGVQPWRLVVGRVGRIGHGELKGWSWLLSRKALLKASKHLKDICGQCSLMYPGAAPCVLSACLVSLEPDSTLRLMADQFTPDERFSQASVNCQLSTPQDVTCTHILVFPTSATTQSSQTAFQEQHINGPDLGDDELFSALDDDMPEGMEGMGDFNDIFSVWPEAGAGGGQSPGGSPHRPEGSPLGGEGGGSGLGNHDGPGSPFPCNNTPRTAVNDQAEEVGTLLQQPLALGYLVSTAPTGRMPSWFWSACPHLDGVCPVFLKNALHLHSPAIQQNSDDLLQQQSALTAHPLDSQYTTDVLRYVLEGYNALSWLAVDANTKDRLSCLPVHVQALMQLYHAAAALV, via the exons ACTGACCTCTGCGGCATAAAATGGAGGAAATTAGTGTGGGGAGAGGTGGCCGGTGGATTTGGGGGCACCCCCCTTGAGGATCCGGTACTTTCGAGTTTCTCTCGTTGTCTTGCGAGCGATATCCTGTGCGTATGGCGGCGGATCGCCGCCGCACCTCCCTCGGGAACATCCGGAGCCGGCGGGGGCGGAATATTCGACCTGGGGCTCGCTCCGTCACCGGCACCCCCGCCCCTTTCGCTCACCGCCGCCAAGGAACTCTGGATTTTTTGGTACGGCGAGGAACCCGATCTCACCGGACTAGTTTCACCGGAGCTCATCGCCTGCG AAGGCGAACAAGGCTCTTGGGAAAGTGGATTGTCTTATGAGTGCCGATCCTTACTATTCAAGGCTCTGCACAATTTAATCGAACGCTGCTTACTTTCTCGTGATTTTGTCCGCCTTGGGAAATGGTTCGTACAGCCCTATGATGGGTTCGAAAAACATCGCTGCAATAG CAGTCATTTGTCATTCTCGTTCGCATTTTTCGTCCATGGAGAGAGCACAGTTTGTGCTAGCGTGGATGTCAGGCAACATCCCGCTGTACGACATCTCACCAGAGCTTGTCTCCAGCGAACTCAAACTGCTCAATCCGCTGTCAAAG TCATTTTGGCACCGTATGGTCTGGCTGGGACTTTGACAGGTCAAGTTGGCCGAGTAGACAGTCAGCTTTTGGAAGAGTGGAAACATTTTTATCCAATAAATGGTGCTTCGACGGATACCGGACTTCCACCATTGGTCGAAGTTCTTGTTGGTGGAGTTCGCATGCGCTATCCTTCTTGCTATGTCCTGGTTACTGACATGGATGACGTACCTGCAGATGCTCCTCTCTCACCACCCACCAGCCCCGCTAACTACGAGCACCCTCTTTCCACACAGAGAGACTTAAAAGCAGCCAGCGAATTACCTGAACGGGTTTGGGCTGAGTGCACGCTCAACTCGCCAACACCTACACCTAAGACAAACGAATCTTCACTGGAACCTGGTACATGGACCTTTGCCGATGCCACGAAAAAGTCTTCCTGTAGCTGCTCCAA GTGTGCGACCCCCGGGGGTTGGAAGAGTCTGGCTTCTGCGCAGTTTCATAGGGAGAAAGTAGATAAAGGTGGACGGAGGCTAGTGCCGTTCCATAGACGCTCCACAACTCAGTGGGACGTGTCTCCCCCAGTCCCTGCCAATGCCCCCAG aTCCTTGCTAAATCGCACGGAGGCTCCGAGCACGCCGCCTGGTGGCCCTCCATCATATCCGAGGGGACCTCCAACAGGAGGGGACTGCCTACCTGTTCCTTCGGTTGGCTCTCCAGGATCGCCGGCACCGTCACCGCTTCCGACGCCACACTCTGAACCAGCTTCCGTTCCACCAGCAGATCCCACTATGCCTACTCTCAGCCCACAGCCACCACCCAGTCAGCCAAACGCTGCTCCTCCAATGACTCCACCTCAGGGTCCAAAGTCGGCGTCGTCTACTTGTAACCAAGTGTTCAGTCCTGTTCCTGGACCAACCTTGAAAAGACCAGTACTAGCATCTAGAGAATATGAAGGAGCTCTTCTAGAAGATGAACAACCTTTGTCGTGGCTGTACGATTACTCGACACAGGAAGCGTGGCTCAATCATCCTGTCAAGAGATTTAAGGGTTCTCCCACTGGCCCTACCAATCTCAGAGGGACTAATTTGTATCCACCATCtaatcaacaacaacaattgcaGGCTCCAAAGCTTGAGATTAAACAGGAGCCAAACACAACACCA GGCGAATGTACCGGAGGGAGAACGGATCCTTATGAATTTGATGCAGCAGGCGAAGAGAATGGGACTGGAGTGGATGGCTTGAGAAGACCGAGAGAAGATCCTCCAAAACCCGGCTCTCTTTTCACCAGTGAGGGTCTGCAGGCTTCATATAAGGATCTTGATCAGATCTTTGACAACTCGGATCCTGATACTTCTAGTGACGAGACT aatttaaaCCAGCTTCAAGTGCAAACTCCACCTGGATCGAACAAGTCGGGAGGGCTTCACGAAGAGACCAGACTGGACAGTACCAACAAGCACAATAATAGAGGCGTTGGGGTACTTCGACCTGAAGAGTTGTCGAAAATGTTTCCGACCCCTCCTTCTCTGGAGCACAACCCTGTTGCGTCACCCTGCCAGCTCAGTGATCCACCAATGGACCAGACGGAACTCTCGAACAATCAACGGTCGTTGAGGCATCTGCCGGACATTTATCCAAACATGGGTTCTCCGGCTGAGGAACCCATTGATGATTGGTCCTATGTATTTAAACCTGCGCCAATTTGCAAACTTGTTGGTTCTTCCAAGTACGCCCCGCTCACTAATCTACCCAGCCAATCGTTACCTCCGGTTTCTCTGCCTTCTCACTGCGTCTACAGACCTTCGTGGCAGTGCAATCCGACTACGAATAACAATCCAGAGAAGGTTCTTCCACCCACTAGACCTGGATCGGTTCAACAGCCTTGTCCGCCTAGCCCTGCACCTTTAGGGACGCCATACCGGGCTGCTACTTTGTCTGGAAGACCACCACCTCCACCTTACGATCAACCAAGCCCAGCAACTTCTACAACTTCTTCTTAtctcaataaaaatttgaatagcaTCGAGGCCGATACTCCTGGGCCAACGCGAGCTCCAGAATCAAATTCTTTGGTCGTTAATATTCTACTCGGAGATACGGCTCTCAACATATTTAGGGATCATAATTTCGATAGCTGCAGTCTTTGCGTTTGTAACGCTGGGCCGAAAGTAGTAGGTAACATAAAAGGTGCCGATGCCGGAATTTATGTAGCTGGATCCTGGGGACCTGGAGGTGCATTGTTCCAAGATGACGATCAAATACGATGCAGTTGCGGATTTAGCGCAGTTGTCAATCGTCGTCTTGCCCACCGAGCAGGTCTTTTCTACGAGGACGAAATGGAGATCACTGGAATCGCGGAGGATCCCTCTGACAAGAAAAAGGGTTCTCTAGTTGGAGTCGCTTGTGGGGGTGGTAAACCACCACCGGAAGGTCTGGATTCTGTACCTCCAAATGTGCTGGAATTACTAAGAGAGCAATGTTTAATCGTTCAAAGTTCGGCAAGTAGTCTGAACAGAGCTGCTCGAATTTACGCAGGTATGCGAAGTTATCCCTCGCTTATACCCACGGTTAATACCCTTGAGTTTAACGACGGCAACGAAGTATCTCTAGCAGCGCTAGACCAGGGGAAAGTAGATGGCACTCCAAATGAAAGAACGAATCGACTGAACGGTGTGCATCGATGGGTATTCCTCAGAGCACATGGTCCTCAGTGTAGCGGAGATATCGTGAGAGTGATGAGATCATTGCAGCCCTTGTTACAAGAGGCTGTGCAGCGAAAATGTACGACCAGAATGTGGGAGGCTCCGTATACAGTCGCTGGACCTCTTACCTGGAGACAATTTCATCGTTTGGCTGGGCGGGGGACCGATGATAGATGCGAACCTCAACCTATTCCAGCACTGGTTGTTGGCTATGATCGAGACTGGCTCTCTCTGTCACCTTACGCTCTCAGTTAttgggaaaaattattactcgaaCCTTATGCTGGGCCAAGGGACGTTGCCTACATTGTCGTGGCACCTGACAGTGAACCAGTTATTTCTAAAGTTCGATCGTTCTTCAGGGAGCTCTCTACCACTTATGAA ATTTGCAGACTGGGTAAACATACTCCGATATCGAAGGTACTACGTGACGGCATTCTTCGTGTCGGAAAAGCCGCAGTTCAAAAAGTTTCCAAACAACCAATTGACGAGTGGTTCAAATTATTGGGTGAAAATCAAATAGGAGAATTATTAAGGCTTTATGCTCAGGTATGCAACCATAGATTAGCGCCACACCTAACACAGGTCATACAGGATAGAAGTTTACTCGAGCCCGGTGAGTCACCCAGTAAACAACAGCAAGCTCCCGCAACTCCAGCTCCAGAAATTACACCGGCTACTCCTGACAGTGTAACGCCGAAGACAGAACCTACCG AAGGTGAAAATGTTAGAAGCGAAACACCGTCGTCCAATACGCCGCCAAATCCTGGCCCAGGAACCGGTAATACCACACCTGCGACCACCAATACTACAACTACTCCAACGACAACTGTGGGACCGGATGAAGAAGAAGTTGAACCACCAGCAGTTGTGGTGTATTTGGTCGAACCATTCTCATTAGGTGGCGCCGAGGATCCTGATAGGCGTAGATTGGCTATTTTGGCTTTACTACGTGCTTATTCTACGGCGGTTAACAGCATGCCGGAGAACATAAGATCTAACATCAACGTCCAG TTGATATCCCTGGAGAGCATCATGGAGTTGGGCAGAGCAAGAGAGAGGCGGAGGGCCCAGGACGAGATGAGATCGCTGGCTCTCAATGTATTCTTACAAGGTCGACGACTGCTTAATCACAATTCAATGGTCAAGAGCCTCACTGGCTTTGGGACTGCAGCTGCCGCAGATCTCTTTCTTAAAAGCAAAGAT GAACGAAACAAAGCTCCATATCGGCTTTATGCTCCTGCATACGTTTTGGCTCCTTTGCGCGGCAAAAGCGAAGCTCCCGAATCGTTTGGAATGGCAGGACCTGAAGAATGTGCAGTGCTGTACTTGAGCTATTGTTTGAGCGAAGATCAAGCCTGGCTGCTAGCTGTTGCGACGGACGACAGAGGAGAAATCTTTGAGACAGCAACGATCAATGTTGATGTGCCAAACAGAAGACGCAGAAAGCGAGCCTCTGCCAGACGGGTTGGACTCCAAAAACTGATGGACTTCATCCTTGGCGTTATGTCACAAGGG GTTCAGCCATGGAGATTGGTAGTCGGTCGTGTAGGTCGCATTGGCCACGGTGAACTGAAAGGCTGGAGTTGGCTCCTATCTCGCAAGGCGCTTCTTAAGGCATCCAAACATTTGAAGGATATTTGTGGTCAGTGTAGTCTCATGTACCCAGGAGCAGCACCTTGTGTATTGAGCGCATGCCTCGTCTCATTAGAACCTGATTCCACACTTCGATTGATGGCCGACCAATTTACCCCAGATGAAAGGTTTAGTCAAGCCTCCGTTAACTGTCAACTATCCACACCACAGGACGTTACGTGCACTCATATTCTCGTCTTCCCTACCTCTGCTACCACGCAG TCATCGCAAACTGCTTTCCAAGAGCAACACATAAATGGACCAGATCTTGGGGACGATGAACTATTCTCAGCCCTGGACGATGACATGCCGGAGGGAATGGAAGGAATGGGAGACTTCAATGATATTTTCAGCGTATGGCCAGAAGCAGGTGCTGGTGGAGGACAAAGTCCTGGAGGGAGTCCTCACCGACCAGAGGGTTCTCCTCTAGGTGGTGAAGGCGGAGGTTCAGGCCTCGGAAATCATGACGGACCTGGCAGTCCATTCCCATGCAACAATACTCCCAGG ACGGCTGTGAACGATCAGGCAGAAGAAGTTGGTACGCTTCTGCAGCAACCGTTGGCTCTTGGTTATTTGGTATCAACAGCACCTACAGGACGCATGCCCTCCTGGTTTTGGTCAGCGTGCCCTCACCTGGATGGCGTTTGCCCGGTCTTCCTTAAGAATGCTTTGCACTTGCACAGCCCCGCTATTCAGCAGAACAGCGATGATCTTTTGCAACAGCAAAGTGCCCTCACCGCGCATCCGCTCGATTCTCAATACACCACCGATGTGCTTAG GTATGTGCTGGAGGGATACAACGCATTGTCCTGGCTTGCGGTAGACGCTAATACAAAAGACCGACTTTCCTGTCTGCCGGTCCATGTCCAGGCACTCATGCAGCTCTACCACGCAGCGGCAGCCCTCGTCTGA